The genomic window GGTGTCTAATGTTTAATCTTACCCTTCAttactctctctctcctctttattTTTGGTCTCATCTATAGAATtaaaggtgagagatcacactttattctctctgagtgttaaaaaaattggagaggatccatttctgTATACTACCTAATGCACAATTCTTAGTTGATTTTTTGGAGTTTTGACAATGGTCTTATTTTGCTGCATTTTTATATTTTCTGAAATGCTTATGAAATATGATCATTGTTTTATTCAATGATTGGTGATGAAATGGAAAAATTGTATGATGTGAAGATAAAAACAAAACTGTACATTATGTACACCAACCTCTTTTTGTAGTTAGCATATTCCATATTGGATACAGTCACACagtcacactagtgtcatgattTCTAATTCAAaagtttttcctttcttttgcccAGAGATCTCTCTTTGCATTGTCTAAACTGTTCATGAAATTTGCATAATGTCTTAAGCTTCATTGGGAGATTTAGTAGTTGATACTTGATATAGTAACACAGCCTCTTTGATCATGTGGTCTCAGCCAAAAGTTGAATTTCAGTACTAGGGAAAATTGGAAATGTCGTATGTATTCTCTATATACCTTAAGGTCCAGAAGGTCTGTTAGATATAGAATCACTCTCTTGAGGTTTTAGTAGAGCTTGTTGTCTATACTTTATtgtattatttgtttattttacttGATTCTTAATCTCTATCACTTTAGTCCCCAGCTGAACCTAGTGGAATTTAACTAGAATTTTTACTTTTATTGTTGTCATCATTTAGTCATACATAAAATATATTTGCTTGGATAGGGTAATGCTAATATGCTGTGGTTGTAATTGAAAATGCTACAAACATGGAGGAAATCATGTGATTGCTTGCTTGAGTGAAGATGATATATGAATGTTGTTAAATTGAAAAACTATGACTTCCACATGCTTTTGAGGCAatgttttataaaattatttgcttctttttcttcatctgtCTTTTTATAGGTTATAAATGTTCTAAACACTTGATCTAATCTTATATTTCTGTGTTTTTTGTAAACCAGGTGTCCGCTATTTGGAGAAAGCATTCTTAAAACTTGACTATGGACAATTCAAGTTAGTGCTTCACGCACTTGAGGAGCGTAAACAGGTTATTGAAAATGCACCACACCTATGCCATGCATTGCCATGCATGACACCATGTTTTAGCTGGTTTGAAGTAGTGTACTACTGGGCAGGCCTGAAAGTGTACGATTTGGTCGCAGGAAGACAAATACTACACCTATCAAGATATTATTCTACAAAACAGTCTGCTGAGCTCTTTCCCACTCTAGCAAGGGAGGGAGAAAATAGAAGCCTTAAGGGCACAGTTGTTTATTATGATGGGCAGATGAATGATGCACGCCTTAATGTTGGGTTGGCTTGCACTGCAGCTTTAGCTGGTGCAGCAGTGCTGAATCATGCAGAAGTTGTAAACTTATTGAAGGATGATTCTGGAAAACGGATAATTGGTGCGCGGATCCGGAACAATTTAAATGGTAAGACATCCTTTTATTTCTAACTGCTGTAATAGGCACTGATTGTTTACATTTTCTACCTGCTGCTTTTATTTATCAGAAAATTGGTAAGTTGATATACATATTTATTATAATATATCTGAATGGTTGAATCTTATGCGCACAATCTGAAGAAGCATTTATGGATTTTGAAAGAAACAACAATAGTGGTGCAATAATGAATATTTAGATTAAACGGCATATTCACAGTGAACCTCCCCTACATCTTCACTCCCATAAACAACAAACACAGTAGCTGCCGGTTGGTGATTTGTTAAATCTAATGTGGAACATTTCATTTGAATCTTCTTATGATGTTATTTTTATGCATAAAGTTGGTTCATTTACCAAGCTATTACTCAATGTCATGTGGCGATTATGTATGTTGCTGGTGTCTGGTGAGTTATTTCTGAAAATCATATTCAAATTGTCACTTATAGTTTGATATTTATATGTTAAATTCTTAATGCTTCAGGGGAAGAGTTTGATACATATGCAAAAGTTGTTGTGAATGCGGCTGGCCCATTTTGTGATGGTGTAAGGAAAATGGCCAACGAAAAGGCACAAGAAATGATTGCTCCCAGCAGTGGTGTACATATCACACTCCCTGATTACTATTCTCCGGAGGGGATGGGCTTAATTGTTCCTAAAACTAAGGATGGACGTGTTGTTTTCATGCTGCCTTGGCTGGGAAGAACAGTTGCTGGAACTACAGATTCTAGTACTAAAATTACGTATCTTCCAGAACCACATGAAGATGAAATAGGATTCATATTGGATGCTATATCTGACTACCTTAATATCAAAGTATGTTGTTTGTCTTCCAATATATATTATTGTTTAActcatttatcttttatttttgatgtTTTATTCAGAAATAGAAGACATTGTGGATATTGGTTGTTTGGAAATATGTTGGATTATCTTGGCAACGAAAACAACAAACGTTCTTTTTTCCTCCTGTTATGATGAAGAATAAATTGTGCTAGTGAAATTATTttctaagaataattattttccTTTTTATACAGTTTGCTAATGGGAATGTAATGCTGGGAACCTTATAGGTACGGCGCAGTGATGTTCTTTCTGCCTGGAGTGGCATTCGCCCACTAGCAGTGGACCCAACAGCAAAAAATACTGAGAGTATCTCAAGGGATCATGTTGTCTGCGAGGACTTCCCTGGTTTGGTCACCATCACTGGTGGCAAGTGGACTACCTATCGTAGGTAATTTAATCAGGCAGCTGAAATTTCTTTGATGCAGTTTGTTCAGATGTCATTTTCTGACTAGACATATTTAATCAAATTGGATTAGTTATCCAGTTACTCCATAATATTAACTGATTCTTTATCTTATACTGTTTACTCATTGTTGCCTTTCCTTCTCTTCAGCATTCCAGCTCCTAATGCATATTTATATTGTTttgattgcattgcatttcaGCATGGCAGAAGATGGTGTCGATGCAGCTATAAAGTCTGGAAATCTCAACCCCAGGAGTGGATGTGTGACTCGCAGTGTCCGAATTGTAGGTGGTGAAGGGTGGGAGCCATCATCATTTACAGTTCTTGCTCAACAGTATAAACGCATGAAAAGTACACATGGTGGTAAAGTTGTCCCCGGGTTAATGGACAGTGCTGCTGCAAAGCACTTGTCTCATGCTTATGGATCAGTGGCTGAGCGTGTGGCCGCTATTGCTCAGGTTTGGCATAAATCCTATGGCAATTTTATTGAGGAACGAATGTATCTAAATGCATTTTCTTAAGTTATTTTGGGCAATGATAGCAGTGTTTCAGTTAATATTTATAGTGGTGGTGGCAAATTGGCAATCATTGCATATTCTCCAATAAACATTCTCTCTTAATAAGATTTATGCATATTATAGGACTTCAAGTCTTCTCCATTGTTGCATGCATGGTATGTTGGGGTTTAAGTTGATTCTGTACATTGTGTTTCAGAATGAAGGTTTGGGTAAGAGACTTGCTCATGGTTACCCATATCTGGAGGCAGAGGTGGCCTACTGTGCACGTCATGAATATTGTGAATCTGCTATCGATTTCATTGCAAGGAGAACTCGTCTTGCTTTCCTCGAAACTGATGCAGCGGGAAGGGCCCTGCCTCGTGTGGTTGAGATATTGGCAAATGAGCACAAATGGGACCAATCAAGGAAGAAGGAAGAGTTGAAGACAGCCACAGAATTTTTGCAGACTTTCAAAGCCTCAAAAAATGCTCAGTTCCATGACGGGAAACACAAGTAGTAAGTACTGTCCATCATGCAAAAATTAACTATACATTAAAAAATGATGTTATCTTTAAGTAGTTTACCATTATATTGtttgcttatttatttttaagcatGTAAATGATTAAagagtatgtatatatatgatgatgatgatgataatccCTATTTAATGTTTGTCAGGTTCTGGAACATACGGAAGTTTTGTCACATGACGGATACTTTGTTATTCATTTTTCTCTTCACAAGCGGAGATAATACAAGACTCTGCTCGCCATAGACAGTAGCTAAACAAATATTAGATATAAACTATCCACGAATTTGTCTTAAAGTTATCTACCAAAAATAATCCCTAAAATTCGTTAGATTGTTTTGCAGTCACCAGTCAAAATAATTGTTTGCTGGAAACTTTAATACGCCTTGTATTTATGCTACTTGCTCATCAAGTTATTCAATGGTTGACTGTGTTTATCATTGATCtgtgtattctatttttcttttactccTTTATATTTTATACTTCTCTGTGTCTCAGGTactactttaatttatttatttttgaccgAGAAAAATAAAGGTTTTGGGATCTCTACTGTATAGTAGAAGGGCATTCGGGTATGCATAGAGTTGGAAGTGAATCAAGCCAACTCATGAACCAGCTCGAACTCGATTAGTTAATAGCTCGATAAGTTAAGTTTGTGTGCTGGTGAGCCAAGCTTGAGTTTGGAATTGAGCttataaattaaatgagccgaacttgagtttggataaatTCAACTCATCTACTATTTGAGCCAACTCGTGAGTTCGAATTAGCTCGTGAGTTTTTGGTAAGCCAAATTTGAGCTTAAAAAATAGGCTCGATTATTAATGAGTCTAGTCGTGAGCCAAGTTTAATTTTTGTGAGTCGAacttgagcttggtctagctcgaCTCAACTCGATTCACTTCTAGCCTAGGTGTGCATAATTCGTGAAAAAGGTACAATTATATGATCAATTGTAGAAACTAGAAAATTTACTACAATTTACTCAAAGTGATGTCATCATACTAGGGAAAAAAAGAAGTTCCAGAAGTTCAAGTGTTAAAAGATATTGGTGCCAAAAAAAAGTGTGTTAAAAGATAGGAAAGAAAGAATAGCAGTGGTGCAaggttttaataataataataataataataataaaaaagtNNNNNNNNNNNNNNNNNNNNNNNNNNNNNNNNNNNNNNNNNNNNNNNNNNNNNNNNNNNNNNNNNNNNNNNNNNNNNNNNNNNNNNNNNNNNNNNNNNNNNNNNNNNNNNNACAAACTAATTTATGAATTATCATATGATATTAGCAAACTAATTAACTTTTAAATTTACACAAACTAATATATCCGTACAAATTGAGAAATTCAATTAGATAAGGATATAAAATAATGACACTATGACTGGTTTATCAAGAACAAATGAATGATTATTTGTATCTGAAATCTTTATTCAAAGATgattaaaacttaaaaaataatcTATCTCAACTGAATAATATTATTTGTAACTTTTTAGGGAAGCTTTTCCTAGTAATTCAAAATAGACTGGACAAGATCAGAaaagagtctaaaaattggttgTCAATCTGAACTGGAGATGATGAGTATGAGAAGTTTGAAGTGCATGGATATCCAACAAATATGGTGGTAGACTTGGGCAAGTGGTTGTGCACATGTCAGTTCTAGATGTTAACAGGTAATTAGCTAAGATTCACATCTATTTTCTTCGGAATAATTAAATACTTTAATGATATCTTTGTTTGTTGTTTAGCTTAGGAATGCCTTGTGTGCATGCTTGTGCGGCTCTTGCAAGGGTGAACAGGAGAGCTGAAGATTTCTGTCATAAGTGGCTCACCATGGACACATATAGAGACACTTATACCGATCACCATAGACAAGACACTTA from Arachis ipaensis cultivar K30076 chromosome B09, Araip1.1, whole genome shotgun sequence includes these protein-coding regions:
- the LOC107618897 gene encoding glycerol-3-phosphate dehydrogenase SDP6, mitochondrial, with protein sequence MTRLRKIGTAVGAALATACGGAVILYEPAISASDHGGGPRVEEIRKRVHAPNAVVPSREAQQSALMAAGKGSPLDVLVIGGGATGSGTALDAVTRGLRVGLVEREDFASGTSSRSTKLLHGGVRYLEKAFLKLDYGQFKLVLHALEERKQVIENAPHLCHALPCMTPCFSWFEVVYYWAGLKVYDLVAGRQILHLSRYYSTKQSAELFPTLAREGENRSLKGTVVYYDGQMNDARLNVGLACTAALAGAAVLNHAEVVNLLKDDSGKRIIGARIRNNLNGEEFDTYAKVVVNAAGPFCDGVRKMANEKAQEMIAPSSGVHITLPDYYSPEGMGLIVPKTKDGRVVFMLPWLGRTVAGTTDSSTKITYLPEPHEDEIGFILDAISDYLNIKVRRSDVLSAWSGIRPLAVDPTAKNTESISRDHVVCEDFPGLVTITGGKWTTYRSMAEDGVDAAIKSGNLNPRSGCVTRSVRIVGGEGWEPSSFTVLAQQYKRMKSTHGGKVVPGLMDSAAAKHLSHAYGSVAERVAAIAQNEGLGKRLAHGYPYLEAEVAYCARHEYCESAIDFIARRTRLAFLETDAAGRALPRVVEILANEHKWDQSRKKEELKTATEFLQTFKASKNAQFHDGKHK